The nucleotide window acattgtatattttatgttttccttataataatataaaaattccTGAGATAATCATcgtaaatataaaatatatatgaattcAAAAAGGCATATAAATTAAGTAATATTCTAACATGTATAagtatatacatataatttttttttcttttttcttttttttttttgaatgtCCATTAATGTAATTCCTATTTTTCCTcaataaaaacatatatgaTTGTACATAGgacaatatataattatatttccGCAAtagcatatatatatatatatatatatatcttagTTTGCTTTTATGtacaattataataaatatatttatttcaaaaataataaaaacaaaatcCAATTCACTATATccttataaaaataaatcatataaaagtatttatttttcctcCTTTtgttcctttttattttatttatatatatatatatatatatatatttatttattcattttgttGTTGTACCtattatacacatatatatatatatatatatatatatatatatatatatatatatattattaccatccatatatattttttataaggaaaaattaattaataaaaaatgagaTACATTTATATACGTGCACACTAAAACAATTGGATCACTAATTTATATGCATATTTTCAGATACCTTTTTCAAGTTATCAcaatttaatttttgttcATTAACTATAATAGAATCCTTTTGTGATAACATGGTATTAGAGGTAGAAGATTTATTTAGTACCGTATTTTTTAAACTTTTTTGTGTCTTGGATGAATTTATTTGTTTCctattttcattataatacatatatggTTGTGAACTACTgttttgattatttttataatagAAAAGATACGGAAATAAGTTGTCCGCATTTTTGGAGATGGAAGTTAAATTTGTATCATGATTATATGAATCTACAGAATGATTAGATgacattttattattaggATATGAAAATTCTGAATTATTCACTGATGACGAAATATTAGATTTAttaatactttttttatcatcatcaagattatcattatatttgtCATGAAGAtctaaataattatgatcgtcattattatgatttGTTTCGGTTGGATAATCATTAAATTGAGACATTTGACTTAGATTATTAACATATGAGTTGacaatatttttcttcttatttttattaatataattatataaatcattGTTCATGAAATGGTCACTACAATAACTATAATTGGAAAGGTTAAGATTAAATTGTGAATTAGTATTTTCGTCTGGTACatgatttttattaaaatgtgaataataataataagaagaataataatgattattatgagaagaattaaataattcatcatcattatttttattattattatgattattattatgattatattgATTAGCTGTATTTGTgttattatctttataaGTATTAGATTTGAATTTATCTTGATAAGAATAggttttatttttttgtaaattatCATAACTATGGAAATAATTAAAGTTTGTATATGTAGATGGTAATTTTGTAGGTGTAggtatatttatatttagtGGCTTCAAGTTGGATAAACAACCTTCTACAATtaaatctttttttttaaattgaCTTAATAAATTGATCCATACTGAATTTACATTAGTTATGGTTTCATTTgcattaattttttctctAGATATAAAATGATGTCTTGATAAGACCTTTGCATTACCACATATAATTAATCCATATTTTGCTCTGGTCAAGGCAACATTTAATCTTCTAGGATCATTTAAAAATCCTATAcctaattttttattagaTCGAACacatgataataatataaaatctTTTTCTCTTCCTTGGAAAGCATCTACTGATGCTACTTCTATGTCTGATGAATTttgaaaagaaatatttttttgaaataatGAAGTAATATATGCTCTTTGTCCTTCATAAGGTGTTATAACACCGATTTGTGATGGTTTCAAACCACATTGTAATAATGTACGAACTAATTTTTCCATATTAGAAGCTTCACTTCTATTAAGATAACTTGTACCTGATGCAGACATTTCTTCTAAACCAGTTGAATTGTAGAAAAACATAGGGCATTTAGGATTAGGCCATGGAAATGATTTTAAAGGATATTCTCTTTCTTTTAAAGTAATACCATTTTGTAAACTACCATCATAAAAAACATAAGATGGAAATTCACTTAAAGCTGGATGCATACGATATTGTACTTCTAATCTAAATGGTGTTATACCTAACATAACTAATCTTTCAAATAAACTTTTTCCTAAACCAGCATTTGCAGCTTTTTTACAAACAATTATAGGTCCTAATTGACAATGATCACCAACTAATACAATTTGTTTTGCTCCTGTTACTAAAGGTACTAAACATTCTGGTTCAGTTGATTGTGTTGCTTCATCAACTAATACTTGACGGAAAcgaaatttttttaatcgTTTATCCATAGCCCCAACACATGTACAACAAATTACATCTGCTtctattaatatttcatgttctgcatataatattaactTTTTTAATCTACGTTCGTCTTTTTGAGATAATTCTCCTACTTCCTCTTTTAATtctaataatttatttaacTCTTCAACAATATCCGTTTTTAACAATTTCATCTgattatgtaaatataaatactCAGCTATACTTGGAACAGATTCTCTACTCTTAGCACACAAACGAACAACCTTTAAACCGCTCCTATGGATTCTAACAGATAATTGATCTACAGCCACATTACTCGGAGCAGTTACTAATACCTTACccatattcatttttacCAAATGATATACTAGAGTTGCACATGTTAACGTTTTTCCTGTACCAGGAGGTCCTTGTATTAAAGATAAAGGAGATAATAAGCTCCTTTTTATCGCATCTATTTGGGAATGATTAAGAGGTGCTAAATTAGGAGCAGAATAATTTCTTATACTCATTACCTTTTTGTGcattaatttataaaatgtatttttattatattccaAAGAATCCTCAGATATATCATGTCCTAATAATTTGTGATATAAAAATCCACTTAATGAATAAGAATTCAAAGCAAATTCATTTAAAGCTAATTGCATGCGATCATAAGCTGTACTCTTCCATATAAATTCTACAGTAAATCCTGttgttatattatctaCCCATGGTCCATTAGATGTACAAGATGTTCTTAATTCTAATGATATTTCTTCGGTATTATGTAATCTAGATATATGTCCTTCACAACACCACACAGATCCATCGGGATATGTATAAGATATTTTCAATTCATCCCCAGCAACTAATCTCAATTCACTTTCTTCtttaacataaataaaatgagCATATcgttttttatttaaacCAATATCCCATCGAACACTGACATTTCCTTGTTTCTGACCTTCTTTAATTGATTTATCATAATCAGCTTCTAGTTGAATTAACGGAGAAAATATTGATTGATAATGATGAGCATCTTCATATTTCAGTTCAACTTTATTAGGttcatcatttaatatttcaaaatttAATTCATCTATATACAcatcctttttatttttccataactcttctaatttatttacattataaGATGTTGATAATTTACCTTTTCGTTCGGCTTCTTCATTAGACGGTATATTTACTAACCattctaaaaaaaaacgatCTTCAATTATAGGTTGccatttttttaaatcccaatcttttattttctttaattcatcattaatattactattactaATATAGCTCCCCTTTTCATCTTCTTTATACActtcattttgttttccttttttctcatattctttattatcttcTCCTTCTAtcatattttcatcatcaaCAAATTTATTgtcataattattattctcGAAATCCttccttttattttcatcacAACAAACATTCATGTGTTTCTTCTCTGATCCTTTATTCTGTTTTTTATTCCTTTGACGTCTCGAATAATTAGAatgatgattataataataatagtaatcAGAACTATCACTTGGGTGATTAAGGgaacaaaaattaatagGTTCCACATGTTCTTTTTCATCTTCATTACtactatttatattttcacatctttttttattatttttacaaagttcctcatttatttcttcattatcCACGTCGTGATCTTTTAAGGAAATCTCCTTTTCCATATCATCTTCTAAACTCTCATTTTTGTGTTCATCAAAAGGACCCACATGTTTCTCATATAAGGATATATAACTAGATAAACAAGGATCTCtacaaataataacaacaacaCCTTCTTCGGATGTCGGAAGGAAACCTAACAAAAATACATTTCTGCATGCACAGTTATAACATTCTAAAATTGTTTCACCTAATAAactatttttatgtaatcTAATTTCTTTATGTTTTGATCGAACTAAATGTGTAACAATGTGACTACCACAAGTACCATAAGAACCATTACAAAACCAACGCTTACAATTATTACATTGAACAACACTATCGATGGAATCAATTTCACAATATCTGCatctataatattttaaatcatctttaccttttttatttttatatctataaTTATCTCCTTCTTCATAAAATTCATTATGCGTGTCATCCTTATGATTACTATAATATGTGCtaaaatcatttttataataattattcttatGATCATATTTTTGATCATATTTGTTATCATACTTGTTATCATATTTGTTATCATATTTGTTATCATATTTGTTATCATATTTgttatcatatttattattatgaccatttttatttttatttttattgttattttttttctcatatttcattttatttgttaaatcatattcatcatatatTCCATCCTCTACATTATTACAACTTCTAATGTCAGTATAACTACTTATGTCACTTAAACATTctgaattatttttcatatacTTATTACTATAATATTGTTGTTCATGTTGATTGTTCTGCTTTCCTTGATGAATATAATCTTTTCCATGAGGATCAATATTCTTGTTACTAttgttatcattattattattattgctgttactcattttttctttgcATTTATgtgaattttttttttttctatcATAATATGAATCCGTATCTTCCAAACTTTCATTTAACGTATCTAACCTCTTTTCCTCTATTGTTCTACAAGGAGAATATTCagattttttatttttcccATGTTTTTTTGTAggttttatatttgtattcttttttaaCACCTCTTTATTACATGCATCCTTATCATCATTAAATTTTTGTTGTGTATCTTCTGAAAAATAgttttcttcttttattttttttttattcgTATCCTTAGAAATACAAAAATCGTACAGTTCGTCAAAATTATCTAcatgaatattattataatcaaaTGTTTTATCCATAGTTTTTCATACGCCCCTACAGATgcttttataaataaataaataaataaataaatatatatatatatatatatatatatataattatattcactcaattatataaataaccATTACAGCTATGTAAAActaatttctttttctccttttattttgtatgGTCTAACATAAAAGGTGTCCTATACACActtgaataaatatatataaattataaatatctatctatatatatatatatatatacatacatacatatttttatatgagCATACTTGTAATTCTCTATAATTACACACTCTTTtgtatttgtttttatactaattattttaagctacgatttttcaaaaaaaaaaatatatgtaaaacgtattttcttttatttcttcgaatatataaaaatattagtaagtgcacatatatattaatatgataatagttcttctttaatatataaaagaaggAAAGAGATTaattccatttttttttattacatagtatataaaatattatatatatatatatatatatatatatatatatattaacacttatattttattttttattatgatacataaataacaaaaaaaagaatattttagATAAAAAAGCATTCAAAGCATTTTAATCGTATTTTTATACTATATATGATTAAATCAAGAATGtacaaaatgaaatatataattatacttttatattttcttttttcttattatttaaaataaacCATTCcatgttatatatatatatatatatatattatatgtatgaaatgataaaaaaaaaaaaaaaaaaaaaaaaaaaaaaaaaattatttagGGATAccatttataaataaatatgtgatatatatatatatatatttatattaacacttttttttaagtttcctcatttttataatatatattatatatatatatatatatatatatatatatatatacgtacactttattgtatatacatatatgtaataataaatatatgtatatttttaagtttattatttattattcgctcatcaaatatttttatcataattattaaacatacatatatatgtaaattaaagtgatatgttataatatgtttatataacaaatttaaaatatatcacAAAAGGTtgacatatatatatatatatatatatatataaatatataattatatattttctatttatttNNNNNNNNNNNNNNNNNNNNNNNNNNNNNNNNNNNNNNNNNNNNNNNNNNNNNNNNNNNNNNNNNNNNNNNNNNNNNNNNNNNNNNNNNNNNNNNNNNNNNNNNNNNNNNNNNNNNNNNNNNNNNNNNNNNNNNNNNNNNNNNNNNNNNNNNNNNNNNNNNNNNNNNNNNNNNNNNNNNNNNNNNNNNNNNNNNNNNNNNNNNNNNNNNNNNNNNNNNNNNNNNNNNNNNNNNNNNNNNNNNNNNNNNNNNNNNNNNNNNNNNNNNNNNNNNNNNNNNNNNNNNNNNNNNNNNNNNNNNNNNNNNNNNNNNNNNNNNNNNNNNNNNNNNNNNNNNNNNNNNNNNNNNNNNNNNNNNNNNNNNNNNNNNNNNNNNNNNNNNNNNNNNNNNCGAATAAAATTAACAGgggaaataaaaatattaataaataaataaataaataaattagtaatggataataaaaagaaatacaatgatgtatatttaaaaaaaaaaaaaaaaaaaaaaaaaaaaaaagagtaactttaattcaaatataaataaatatatacataaatttttttttttttttttattttctatgtttatattttcctcatttctttttctttcttcccctatttgattttatattagtatctacatttttataagcTGAATGCCCCTTTTCTTGTATGTGTtgaaataatttatttctaGAATCAAAAATTTGTTGACATATTTGACACTTAagattttttatattttcttttaaatttttacaGTTGCTAATAGGAACACTCGTCATTTTCTTATCTTCATCtactttatttataatattcatattattatttttaataatattatcatgaCTTTCCgttatattcatatttttttttttttttttttttttttcttttttctttttccttgaacttttataattatcactactatcatttgtttttattttctcatttaatatatcaacattattttcttctgggttattatatgaacaaGTTAACATATCTTTgtagttttttttttttttatttttataccaccataaaatatcatcattttcatttgaaATGGAGCATTGGGACGAGCATTCTGAATCGCTCTTTACCTTTATCccatttttttctttatccttatcattattattattattataatcacTACGTATAGAACTACcgtcattattataattactATGTATGGATTCACTGTCATCAccatcatcatcattattattattatcactaTGTATGGATTCACtgtcattattataatcacTACGTATAGAACCACCGTCATCAccatcatcatcattattattattatcactaTGTATGGATTCActttcattattataatcacTACGTAGGGAACCACcgtcatcatcattattattattattatcactaTGTATAGATTCActttcattattataatcacTAAGTATAGAACCACCGTCATCAccatcatcatcattattattattttttttattatcactATGTATGGATTCACTTTCATCAacatcatcatcattattttttttatttttattatcacGACATTTGGGatcattaatataatcATCCCTGTTTTCCTCTCCAAACATATAATCCATAGAATACCTACATGcatttttcaaaaaattattcatGTGCTTTTTGGACTTCTCATGAGAAGCATACTGCTTCATAGATTTGAAATTTTTTCTACAAACTTCACATCGATATATAATTTGATTTATAACCCTTTCGTTATGTTCATCTTCATTATGACTATGCATAAAGTGCTGAtgatcattattttttcttttt belongs to Plasmodium reichenowi strain SY57 chromosome 10, whole genome shotgun sequence and includes:
- a CDS encoding putative regulator of nonsense transcripts; the protein is MDKTFDYNNIHVDNFDELYDFCISKDTNKKKIKEENYFSEDTQQKFNDDKDACNKEVLKKNTNIKPTKKHGKNKKSEYSPCRTIEEKRLDTLNESLEDTDSYYDRKKKNSHKCKEKMSNSNNNNNDNNSNKNIDPHGKDYIHQGKQNNQHEQQYYSNKYMKNNSECLSDISSYTDIRSCNNVEDGIYDEYDLTNKMKYEKKNNNKNKNKNGHNNKYDNKYDNKYDNKYDNKYDNKYDNKYDQKYDHKNNYYKNDFSTYYSNHKDDTHNEFYEEGDNYRYKNKKGKDDLKYYRCRYCEIDSIDSVVQCNNCKRWFCNGSYGTCGSHIVTHLVRSKHKEIRLHKNSLLGETILECYNCACRNVFLLGFLPTSEEGVVVIICRDPCLSSYISLYEKHVGPFDEHKNESLEDDMEKEISLKDHDVDNEEINEELCKNNKKRCENINSSNEDEKEHVEPINFCSLNHPSDSSDYYYYYNHHSNYSRRQRNKKQNKGSEKKHMNVCCDENKRKDFENNNYDNKFVDDENMIEGEDNKEYEKKGKQNEVYKEDEKGSYISNSNINDELKKIKDWDLKKWQPIIEDRFFLEWLVNIPSNEEAERKGKLSTSYNVNKLEELWKNKKDVYIDELNFEILNDEPNKVELKYEDAHHYQSIFSPLIQLEADYDKSIKEGQKQGNVSVRWDIGLNKKRYAHFIYVKEESELRLVAGDELKISYTYPDGSVWCCEGHISRLHNTEEISLELRTSCTSNGPWVDNITTGFTVEFIWKSTAYDRMQLALNEFALNSYSLSGFLYHKLLGHDISEDSLEYNKNTFYKLMHKKVMSIRNYSAPNLAPLNHSQIDAIKRSLLSPLSLIQGPPGTGKTLTCATLVYHLVKMNMGKVLVTAPSNVAVDQLSVRIHRSGLKVVRLCAKSRESVPSIAEYLYLHNQMKLLKTDIVEELNKLLELKEEVGELSQKDERRLKKLILYAEHEILIEADVICCTCVGAMDKRLKKFRFRQVLVDEATQSTEPECLVPLVTGAKQIVLVGDHCQLGPIIVCKKAANAGLGKSLFERLVMLGITPFRLEVQYRMHPALSEFPSYVFYDGSLQNGITLKEREYPLKSFPWPNPKCPMFFYNSTGLEEMSASGTSYLNRSEASNMEKLVRTLLQCGLKPSQIGVITPYEGQRAYITSLFQKNISFQNSSDIEVASVDAFQGREKDFILLSCVRSNKKLGIGFLNDPRRLNVALTRAKYGLIICGNAKVLSRHHFISREKINANETITNVNSVWINLLSQFKKKDLIVEGCLSNLKPLNINIPTPTKLPSTYTNFNYFHSYDNLQKNKTYSYQDKFKSNTYKDNNTNTANQYNHNNNHNNNKNNDDELFNSSHNNHYYSSYYYYSHFNKNHVPDENTNSQFNLNLSNYSYCSDHFMNNDLYNYINKNKKKNIVNSYVNNLSQMSQFNDYPTETNHNNDDHNYLDLHDKYNDNLDDDKKSINKSNISSSVNNSEFSYPNNKMSSNHSVDSYNHDTNLTSISKNADNLFPYLFYYKNNQNSSSQPYMYYNENRKQINSSKTQKSLKNTVLNKSSTSNTMLSQKDSIIVNEQKLNCDNLKKVSENMHIN